Proteins from one Pseudomonas grandcourensis genomic window:
- the ptsP gene encoding phosphoenolpyruvate--protein phosphotransferase, whose amino-acid sequence MHNNNKELTLSAPLSGPVLTLAKVPDPVFASGAMGDGIAIDPLNDTLHAPCAGVVVHVARTGHAVTLRADNGAELLLHLGLDTVELQGEGFSMLVKEGARVANGQPLLRYDLDKVAQQCRSLVSLLILTNSQDFQARPITLKSVKVGEPLLHIIRRQTSSAPVDTEFSGEEIVGLVRIAHRGGLHARPAALIRQTAQGFKSKSQLHFAGKSATCDSLIGLMGLAIGEQAEVQVSCQGPDAEAALQALLTALSTALAEDHHAAAPATIAQRNRPAEAGVLHGVCAAPGLVGGPLFRLNAISLPVDAGQHDPQQQLQVLDAALNQVRSEIEHTLAQAKKHKDTAEEAIFAAHLALLEDPALLDAARLTVAQGTAATHAWSQAINVQCQVLQQTGSTLLAERANDLRDLKQRVLRALLGDTWHYDVPAGAIVAAHELTPSDLLQLSQQGVAGLCMAEGGATSHVAILARGKGLPCMVALGSTLLDQQQGQPVVLDADGGRLELTPGTQRLADVRQQQQQQQQRRAEQQAQAHTPALTTDGLRIEVAANVASSTEAADALANGADGVGLLRTEFLFVDRHTAPDEQEQQHAYQAVLDAMGDKSVIIRTIDVGGDKQLDYLPLPAEANPVLGLRGIRLAQIRPELLDQQLRALLHLRPLSRCRILLPMVTEVDELLHIRQRLDALCTELGLTQRPELGVMIEVPAAALLAEQLAEHADFLSIGTNDLSQYTLAMDRDHAGLAARVDALHPALLRLIAQTCAGAAQHNRWVGVCGALASDPLATPVLIGLGVGELSVSPVQVGEIKDRVRHLDASECRRISQGLLKLSSAGAVRHACHQHWPLS is encoded by the coding sequence ATGCATAACAACAATAAAGAGCTGACCTTAAGCGCCCCGCTCAGCGGCCCGGTGCTCACGCTCGCCAAAGTCCCGGACCCGGTGTTTGCCAGCGGCGCCATGGGTGATGGCATCGCCATCGATCCGCTCAACGACACGCTCCACGCCCCCTGCGCCGGTGTGGTGGTGCATGTCGCCCGCACCGGTCACGCGGTAACCCTGCGTGCCGACAACGGCGCGGAATTGCTCCTGCACCTGGGCCTCGACACGGTCGAGTTGCAGGGCGAGGGCTTCTCGATGCTGGTCAAGGAAGGCGCGCGCGTCGCCAACGGCCAACCGCTGCTGCGCTACGATCTGGACAAGGTTGCGCAACAGTGCAGGAGCCTGGTCAGTCTGCTGATCCTCACCAACAGCCAGGACTTTCAGGCACGGCCCATCACCCTCAAGTCGGTCAAGGTCGGCGAGCCGCTGCTGCACATCATTCGTCGACAGACGTCGAGCGCACCGGTTGATACCGAGTTTTCGGGCGAAGAGATTGTCGGTCTGGTGCGCATTGCTCACCGTGGCGGTCTGCACGCGCGGCCGGCTGCGTTGATCCGTCAGACCGCGCAAGGTTTCAAAAGCAAATCGCAGCTGCATTTCGCCGGCAAGTCGGCCACCTGCGACAGCCTGATCGGCCTGATGGGGCTGGCCATCGGCGAACAGGCAGAAGTCCAGGTCAGTTGCCAGGGCCCGGATGCCGAAGCTGCACTGCAAGCCTTGCTGACCGCGTTATCCACCGCCCTGGCCGAGGACCACCACGCTGCCGCGCCAGCCACGATTGCCCAACGCAATCGCCCCGCCGAAGCCGGTGTATTGCACGGCGTCTGTGCGGCACCCGGCCTGGTCGGCGGGCCGCTGTTTCGCCTGAATGCGATCAGCCTGCCGGTGGATGCGGGCCAACATGATCCGCAACAACAGCTGCAAGTGCTGGACGCGGCACTGAACCAGGTGCGCAGCGAAATCGAGCACACGCTGGCCCAGGCGAAAAAACACAAGGACACCGCTGAAGAAGCGATTTTCGCCGCACACCTGGCACTGCTCGAAGACCCGGCCCTGCTGGACGCCGCCCGTCTAACCGTCGCCCAGGGCACTGCCGCGACCCACGCTTGGAGCCAGGCCATCAACGTGCAATGCCAAGTCCTCCAGCAAACCGGCAGCACCTTGCTGGCCGAACGCGCCAATGACCTGCGCGACCTCAAGCAACGGGTGCTGCGCGCATTGCTCGGCGATACCTGGCATTACGACGTGCCGGCCGGCGCCATCGTCGCGGCCCATGAACTGACACCTTCCGATTTACTGCAACTGAGCCAGCAAGGCGTCGCCGGGCTGTGCATGGCCGAAGGCGGCGCGACCTCCCACGTGGCGATTCTGGCCCGGGGCAAAGGCCTGCCGTGCATGGTCGCACTGGGCTCGACGCTGCTCGATCAGCAACAGGGGCAACCGGTGGTGCTGGACGCCGACGGCGGCCGCCTCGAACTGACACCCGGCACACAGCGTCTGGCCGACGTGCGTCAGCAGCAACAGCAACAGCAACAACGCCGGGCCGAACAACAGGCCCAGGCGCACACCCCCGCACTGACCACCGATGGCCTGCGCATCGAAGTCGCCGCCAACGTGGCGTCCAGCACGGAAGCGGCAGACGCACTGGCCAATGGCGCCGACGGCGTCGGCTTGCTGCGCACCGAGTTTCTCTTCGTCGACCGCCACACTGCCCCGGACGAACAGGAACAACAGCACGCCTATCAAGCGGTGCTCGATGCCATGGGCGACAAGTCGGTGATCATCCGCACCATCGACGTCGGCGGCGACAAGCAACTGGACTACCTGCCACTGCCCGCCGAGGCCAATCCCGTGCTCGGCCTGCGCGGCATTCGCCTGGCCCAGATTCGCCCTGAACTGCTCGACCAGCAATTGCGCGCGCTGCTGCACCTGCGCCCATTGTCACGCTGCCGGATCCTGCTGCCGATGGTCACGGAAGTCGATGAGCTGCTGCACATCCGCCAGCGCCTCGATGCCTTGTGTACAGAACTGGGCCTGACACAACGTCCGGAGCTGGGCGTCATGATCGAGGTTCCGGCCGCCGCGCTGCTGGCCGAGCAACTGGCCGAACACGCGGACTTCCTGTCCATCGGCACCAACGACCTGTCGCAATACACCCTGGCCATGGACCGCGACCACGCCGGGCTCGCCGCCCGCGTCGATGCGCTGCACCCGGCACTGCTGCGGTTGATCGCCCAGACTTGCGCCGGTGCGGCGCAGCACAACCGTTGGGTGGGTGTGTGCGGCGCACTGGCGTCCGATCCGTTGGCGACGCCGGTATTGATCGGTCTGGGGGTCGGTGAGCTTTCGGTGAGCCCGGTACAGGTCGGTGAAATCAAGGACCGCGTGCGGCATCTCGACGCCAGCGAATGCCGGCGCATCAGCCAGGGTCTGCTCAAGCTGAGCAGCGCCGGCGCGGTGCGTCACGCCTGTCACCAGCACTGGCCTCTGAGCTAG
- a CDS encoding SIS domain-containing protein produces the protein MTSKMLEEALSSFEAVQAQLQQLDPQMIEIAGRLRRQPPQVVMTVARGSSDHAASYFAYLTMQLLGIPVASLPMSVVTMQQAPLKVSGQVAFAFSQSGQSPDLVNSLRLLRKRGALSISMVNAEESPLEAACEFSLPLLAGTESSVAATKSFIATLSASARLIGHWKEDAELLEAGSALPDGLRHAAQQDWSPAIEALRDCQRLMVIGRGAGFAIAQEAALKFKETSAIQAEAFSSAEVRHGPMALIGDNYPLLVFAPRGAEQAGLLSLAADMRQRGARVLLAAPDDVLERDLTLTRAEHPALDPILAIQSFYVMAAGLAVARGMDPDQPRHLSKVTRTH, from the coding sequence TTGACTTCAAAAATGCTTGAAGAGGCGCTGTCCTCGTTCGAGGCCGTGCAAGCCCAATTGCAGCAACTCGACCCGCAGATGATCGAGATCGCCGGACGCCTGCGTCGTCAGCCGCCGCAAGTGGTCATGACCGTGGCGCGCGGCAGCTCCGACCACGCTGCCAGCTACTTCGCCTACCTGACCATGCAACTGCTGGGCATCCCGGTGGCGTCGCTGCCGATGTCGGTGGTGACCATGCAGCAGGCACCATTGAAGGTCAGCGGCCAGGTGGCATTCGCCTTTTCGCAATCGGGGCAAAGCCCGGACCTGGTCAACAGCCTGCGCCTGTTGCGCAAGCGCGGCGCCCTGAGCATTTCGATGGTCAACGCCGAAGAATCGCCGCTGGAAGCCGCCTGCGAATTCAGTTTGCCGCTGTTGGCCGGTACCGAAAGCAGCGTCGCCGCGACCAAGAGCTTCATCGCCACCCTCAGCGCCAGCGCCCGGTTGATTGGCCACTGGAAAGAAGACGCCGAACTGCTCGAGGCCGGCTCTGCCTTGCCCGATGGCCTGCGCCACGCCGCGCAACAGGACTGGAGCCCGGCCATCGAGGCCTTGCGCGATTGCCAGCGGCTGATGGTGATCGGCCGTGGCGCCGGTTTCGCCATCGCTCAGGAAGCGGCGCTCAAGTTCAAGGAGACCTCGGCGATCCAGGCCGAAGCCTTTAGCAGCGCGGAGGTCCGTCACGGTCCGATGGCGTTGATCGGTGACAACTACCCGCTGCTGGTGTTTGCCCCACGGGGTGCCGAACAGGCCGGTCTGCTGAGCCTGGCCGCCGACATGCGCCAGCGCGGCGCCCGTGTCCTGCTGGCCGCGCCGGATGACGTGCTTGAACGCGACCTGACCCTGACCCGCGCCGAACACCCGGCCCTCGACCCGATTCTGGCGATCCAGAGTTTCTACGTGATGGCCGCCGGCCTGGCTGTGGCCCGTGGCATGGACCCGGACCAGCCGCGACACCTGAGCAAAGTGACGCGCACCCATTGA
- the nagA gene encoding N-acetylglucosamine-6-phosphate deacetylase: MSEDNILTARGWVRGRLVHEHGKVVSIEGQACDPADNELPYLLPGFIDLHVHGGGGKDIMEGAPAFETITRTHLRFGTTSLLATTMTAPSEEISSVLQAVGEFCEQRPQGCARVLGVHLEGPYINPGKLGAQPNFAHTALMAEVEAYLALAPIRVITIAPEIAGHDALIRDLSNRGVRMQIGHTLGSYEEGVAALEAGASSFTHLYNAMSPLHHREPGIVGAALAHAKYAELIPDLLHVHPGAIRVALRSIPCLYCVTDSTAAAGMPDGEYKLGSHTVTKCLGGVRLPDGTLAGSTLTMDQALRNLVKIGLPIAEASQRLSQFPADYLGITERGRLQPGAWADCVRLDRSLKLTAVMVEGEDIDFKNA; encoded by the coding sequence ATGTCCGAAGACAACATCCTCACCGCCCGCGGCTGGGTTCGCGGCCGACTGGTCCACGAGCACGGCAAAGTCGTGTCGATCGAGGGCCAGGCCTGCGATCCGGCGGACAACGAGCTGCCGTACCTGCTGCCGGGCTTCATCGACCTGCACGTTCACGGCGGCGGCGGCAAAGACATCATGGAAGGCGCGCCGGCCTTCGAAACCATCACCCGAACCCACCTGCGCTTCGGCACTACGTCGTTGCTGGCCACCACCATGACGGCACCGAGCGAAGAGATCTCCAGCGTGCTCCAGGCCGTCGGCGAATTCTGTGAGCAGCGCCCCCAAGGCTGCGCCCGGGTGCTCGGCGTACACCTCGAAGGCCCCTACATCAACCCCGGCAAACTCGGCGCGCAACCCAACTTCGCCCATACCGCGCTGATGGCCGAAGTCGAAGCGTACCTGGCGCTCGCGCCGATCCGGGTGATCACCATTGCCCCGGAAATCGCCGGTCACGATGCCTTGATCCGTGACCTCAGCAACCGCGGCGTTCGCATGCAGATCGGCCACACCCTGGGCAGTTATGAGGAAGGCGTGGCCGCGCTGGAGGCCGGCGCCAGCAGTTTCACCCACCTCTACAACGCCATGAGCCCTCTGCATCACCGCGAGCCCGGAATCGTCGGCGCCGCGCTGGCCCACGCCAAATACGCCGAACTGATTCCGGACTTGTTGCACGTGCACCCCGGCGCCATCCGCGTGGCCCTGCGGTCGATTCCGTGCCTGTATTGCGTCACCGACTCGACCGCCGCCGCCGGCATGCCCGATGGCGAGTACAAGCTCGGCAGCCACACCGTGACCAAATGCCTGGGCGGCGTGCGCCTGCCCGATGGCACCCTGGCCGGCAGCACCCTGACCATGGATCAGGCCCTGCGCAACCTGGTGAAGATCGGCCTTCCCATCGCCGAAGCCTCGCAGCGCCTGTCGCAATTCCCCGCCGACTACCTCGGCATCACCGAACGCGGGCGCCTGCAACCGGGGGCCTGGGCCGACTGCGTGCGGCTGGATCGCTCACTGAAACTGACCGCCGTGATGGTCGAAGGAGAAGACATTGACTTCAAAAATGCTTGA
- a CDS encoding GntR family transcriptional regulator, with the protein MNDLQALRPDDTQPTPLYLQLARNLEAAIHAGQWKAEQAMPSERNLSETLGISRVTARKALEVLFEQGLIRRNQGSGTFITPRLEQPLSRLSGFSEMLRLKGFVPGSQWLEREITLPTHEELIRLGLSPNDKVARLKRLRKADDTVMAIEMSTLPASIIPKPQAVGDSLYEFLDGIGKPVVRALQHIQAINASDEFAALVGIAPGTAMLLMTRVGYLEDNTPIEVTDTYCRNDYYDFVAELRR; encoded by the coding sequence ATGAACGATCTCCAGGCCCTGCGCCCCGATGACACCCAACCCACGCCGTTGTACCTGCAACTGGCACGCAATCTGGAAGCGGCGATCCACGCCGGCCAGTGGAAAGCCGAGCAGGCAATGCCATCGGAACGCAATCTGAGCGAGACGCTGGGCATCTCCCGCGTCACCGCCCGCAAGGCGCTGGAAGTGTTGTTCGAACAAGGCCTGATCCGCCGCAACCAGGGTTCCGGAACCTTCATCACGCCGCGCCTCGAACAACCGTTGTCGCGCCTTTCCGGCTTCAGTGAAATGCTCCGCCTCAAGGGTTTCGTGCCCGGCTCGCAATGGCTGGAGCGGGAAATCACCCTGCCGACCCACGAAGAGCTGATCCGCCTCGGCCTGTCGCCCAACGACAAGGTCGCGCGCCTCAAACGCCTGCGCAAGGCCGACGACACGGTGATGGCCATCGAGATGAGTACCCTGCCCGCCTCGATCATTCCCAAGCCGCAGGCGGTGGGCGACTCCCTCTACGAATTCCTCGACGGCATCGGCAAACCGGTGGTCCGCGCCCTGCAGCATATCCAGGCGATCAACGCCTCGGACGAGTTCGCCGCACTGGTGGGCATCGCCCCCGGCACCGCCATGTTGCTGATGACCCGGGTCGGCTACCTCGAAGACAACACGCCCATCGAAGTCACCGACACCTATTGCCGCAACGACTACTACGACTTTGTGGCAGAGCTTCGAAGATAA
- a CDS encoding murein L,D-transpeptidase family protein, giving the protein MRWLLALFCLSFVTVSQASAVETLDGKVIEKILILKSSHQLQLINDGKPLKTYRISLGKRPKGPKLMEGDKRTPEGFYWVDWRKVSDRFNLAMHISYPNISDSARARREGVEPGGMIMIHGTPDSEDTPEDLFHTLDWTDGCIAMRNMDMREVWNLVPDGTMIEIRP; this is encoded by the coding sequence ATGCGCTGGTTGCTTGCCCTGTTCTGTTTGTCGTTTGTCACGGTGTCCCAGGCTTCTGCCGTGGAAACCCTGGACGGCAAGGTCATCGAGAAGATCCTGATTCTCAAGTCTTCCCATCAATTGCAATTGATCAATGACGGCAAGCCGCTCAAGACCTATCGCATTTCCCTGGGCAAGCGCCCCAAGGGGCCCAAGCTGATGGAAGGCGACAAGCGCACTCCGGAAGGCTTCTACTGGGTCGACTGGCGCAAAGTCAGCGACCGTTTCAACCTGGCGATGCACATTTCCTACCCGAACATCAGCGACTCTGCCCGCGCTCGTCGTGAAGGCGTTGAACCCGGCGGCATGATCATGATCCACGGCACCCCGGACAGCGAAGATACCCCGGAAGACCTGTTCCACACCCTGGACTGGACCGACGGCTGCATCGCCATGCGCAACATGGACATGCGCGAAGTCTGGAACCTGGTGCCGGACGGCACGATGATCGAAATCCGCCCGTAA
- a CDS encoding NUDIX hydrolase, whose translation MKFCSQCGNPITQRIPEGDSRLRFVCDSCHAIHYQNPNIVAGCVATWGTKVLLCRRAIEPRRGYWTLPAGFMENGETIEQAAIRETAEEACARVRNLSIYTLIDVPHISQVHVFFRAELADLDFSAGPESLEVQLFDEADIPWDELAFRTVGRTLECFFADRRTEVYPVRSESIPPLAQPAII comes from the coding sequence ATGAAATTTTGCAGCCAGTGCGGTAACCCGATAACCCAGCGCATTCCCGAAGGCGATTCGCGCCTGCGTTTTGTCTGCGACAGCTGTCACGCCATTCACTACCAGAACCCCAACATCGTCGCCGGTTGCGTGGCGACCTGGGGCACCAAGGTGTTGTTGTGCCGACGGGCCATCGAGCCACGTCGCGGCTACTGGACCCTGCCCGCCGGTTTCATGGAGAACGGCGAGACCATCGAACAGGCCGCCATTCGCGAAACCGCCGAGGAAGCCTGCGCCCGGGTGCGCAACCTGAGCATCTATACCCTGATCGACGTGCCGCACATCAGCCAGGTGCATGTGTTCTTCCGTGCCGAGCTGGCCGACCTGGACTTTTCTGCCGGCCCCGAGAGCCTGGAAGTGCAACTATTCGACGAAGCGGACATTCCATGGGATGAGCTGGCTTTCCGCACAGTGGGCCGTACCTTAGAATGCTTCTTCGCTGACCGGCGGACCGAGGTCTATCCCGTTCGGTCTGAATCGATCCCGCCACTTGCTCAGCCTGCCATTATCTGA
- a CDS encoding CoA pyrophosphatase, with amino-acid sequence MLDELLHRVSNHTPRILETDRRFPEAAVLVPITRSDEPELVLTLRASGLSTHGGEVAFPGGRRDPEDPDLIFTALREAEEEIGLPPGLVEVIGPLSPLISLHGIMVTPYVGVIPDFVEYRANDAEIAAVFSVPLEFFRKDPREHTHRIDYQGRSWYVPSYRFGEYKIWGLTAIMIVELINLVYDAKISLHQPPKSFINI; translated from the coding sequence ATGCTGGATGAGCTACTGCATCGGGTTAGTAACCACACACCACGCATACTGGAGACCGACCGTCGTTTTCCCGAGGCCGCGGTGCTGGTGCCCATCACTCGCAGTGACGAACCCGAGCTGGTGTTGACCCTGCGTGCCAGCGGCCTGTCGACCCATGGCGGCGAAGTCGCCTTCCCCGGCGGGCGCCGTGACCCCGAAGACCCCGACCTGATTTTCACCGCCCTGCGTGAAGCCGAAGAAGAGATCGGCCTGCCGCCGGGGCTGGTCGAGGTGATCGGCCCGCTCAGCCCGCTGATCAGCCTGCATGGCATCATGGTCACGCCCTATGTCGGGGTGATCCCGGATTTTGTCGAATACCGGGCCAACGATGCCGAGATCGCCGCAGTGTTCAGCGTGCCCCTGGAGTTCTTCCGCAAAGACCCCCGCGAACATACCCATCGCATCGATTATCAGGGCCGCAGCTGGTACGTGCCGAGCTATCGCTTTGGCGAATACAAGATCTGGGGGCTGACGGCGATCATGATCGTCGAGTTGATCAACCTGGTGTATGACGCCAAAATCAGCCTGCATCAGCCTCCCAAAAGCTTTATCAATATCTGA
- a CDS encoding gamma carbonic anhydrase family protein, translated as MKYRLGDARVETHPQSWVAPNAVLVGKVKLEEGANVWFNAVLRGDNELILIGKNSNVQDGTVMHTDMGYPLTIGTGVTIGHNAMLHGCTVGDYSLIGINAVILNGAKIGKNCIIGANSLIGEGKEIPDGSLVMGSPGKVVRELTEPQIRMLEASAAHYVHNSQRYARDLAEQEQ; from the coding sequence ATGAAATACCGCCTGGGCGACGCCCGCGTCGAAACCCATCCACAGAGCTGGGTCGCACCCAATGCCGTGCTGGTAGGCAAGGTCAAGCTGGAAGAGGGCGCCAACGTCTGGTTCAACGCCGTATTGCGCGGCGACAACGAATTGATCCTGATCGGCAAGAACAGCAACGTCCAGGACGGCACCGTGATGCACACCGACATGGGTTACCCGCTGACCATCGGTACCGGCGTGACCATCGGCCACAACGCCATGCTCCACGGCTGCACCGTCGGCGACTACAGCCTGATCGGCATCAACGCGGTGATTCTCAATGGCGCGAAGATCGGCAAGAACTGCATCATCGGCGCCAATTCGCTGATCGGCGAAGGCAAGGAGATTCCGGACGGATCGCTGGTCATGGGCTCGCCCGGCAAAGTGGTGCGCGAATTGACCGAGCCGCAAATCAGGATGCTGGAGGCCAGCGCTGCTCATTACGTGCACAACTCGCAGCGCTATGCCCGCGACCTGGCTGAGCAGGAACAATGA
- a CDS encoding DUF1289 domain-containing protein, translating into MTTSERPVASPCVNICALDDDDICTGCQRTVEEITRWSRMDNDERRKVLGLCHERAKSSGLIWMLPSKSDN; encoded by the coding sequence ATGACCACCAGCGAACGCCCGGTTGCATCGCCCTGCGTGAATATTTGTGCGCTGGATGACGATGACATCTGCACCGGTTGCCAACGCACAGTGGAGGAGATTACCCGCTGGAGCCGCATGGACAACGACGAGCGGCGCAAGGTGCTGGGGTTGTGTCATGAGCGGGCGAAGTCCAGTGGGTTGATCTGGATGTTGCCTTCCAAATCCGATAACTGA
- a CDS encoding VUT family protein, translating to MLFLIAYIGSVVLINYAFSTAPHLDIIWSAWGGLVFVLRDMVQARFGHGALAAMLVALVLSYVTSDPSIALASATAFAVSECIDWLVFSITKRPLHDRLWISSALSIPLDTFIFFGMIDALTPGVILTALGSKFAGVTAVWLIMAWRLRKQAVVS from the coding sequence ATGCTCTTCCTGATCGCCTACATCGGCAGCGTCGTGCTGATCAACTACGCCTTTTCCACCGCACCGCACCTGGACATCATCTGGTCGGCCTGGGGCGGGTTGGTGTTTGTGTTGCGCGACATGGTGCAAGCCCGGTTCGGGCATGGCGCCCTCGCAGCGATGCTGGTGGCGCTGGTGTTGTCCTATGTCACCTCCGATCCGTCCATCGCCCTGGCCAGCGCCACGGCGTTCGCGGTCTCCGAGTGCATCGACTGGCTGGTGTTCAGCATCACCAAACGCCCGTTGCACGACCGCCTGTGGATAAGCTCGGCCCTGAGCATTCCCCTCGATACCTTTATCTTTTTCGGCATGATCGACGCCCTGACGCCGGGGGTGATCCTCACCGCCCTGGGTTCGAAATTCGCCGGGGTCACCGCCGTGTGGCTGATCATGGCCTGGCGCCTGCGCAAACAGGCTGTCGTCAGCTGA
- the purT gene encoding formate-dependent phosphoribosylglycinamide formyltransferase, producing MTRIGTPLSPTATRVLMCGCGELGKEVVIELQRLGVEVIAVDRYANAPAMQVAHRSHVINMLDGAALRAVIEAEKPHFIVPEIEAIATATLVELEAEGFTVIPTARAAQLTMNREGIRRLAAEELDLPTSPYHFADTFEDYSKAVEDLGFPCVVKPVMSSSGKGQSLLRSVDDVKKAWDYAQEGGRAGKGRVIIEGFIDFDYEITLLTVRHVGGTTFCAPVGHRQEKGDYQESWQPQAMSPIALAESERVAKAVTEALGGRGLFGVELFIKGDQVWFSEVSPRPHDTGLVTLISQDLSQFALHARAILGLPIPLIRQFGPSASAVILVEGQSTQTAFANLGAALSEPDTALRLFGKPEVNGQRRMGVALARDESIEAARAKATRASQAVVVEL from the coding sequence ATGACCCGTATCGGAACTCCATTGTCGCCGACCGCGACCCGCGTATTGATGTGTGGCTGTGGCGAGTTGGGCAAGGAAGTGGTGATCGAACTGCAACGCCTGGGCGTTGAAGTGATTGCCGTGGACCGTTACGCCAACGCGCCGGCCATGCAGGTGGCGCACCGCAGCCACGTGATCAACATGCTCGACGGTGCGGCCCTGCGCGCCGTGATCGAAGCCGAGAAGCCACACTTCATCGTGCCGGAAATCGAAGCCATCGCCACCGCGACCCTGGTGGAACTGGAGGCCGAAGGCTTCACTGTGATCCCGACCGCCCGCGCCGCGCAGCTGACCATGAACCGCGAAGGCATCCGTCGCCTGGCCGCTGAAGAGCTGGACCTGCCAACCTCGCCGTACCACTTTGCCGACACCTTCGAGGACTACAGCAAAGCCGTCGAAGACCTCGGTTTCCCATGCGTGGTCAAGCCGGTCATGAGTTCCTCGGGCAAGGGCCAGAGTCTGCTGCGCAGCGTCGATGACGTGAAGAAAGCCTGGGATTACGCCCAGGAAGGTGGCCGTGCCGGTAAAGGTCGGGTGATCATCGAAGGCTTCATCGATTTCGACTACGAAATCACCCTGCTGACCGTGCGTCACGTCGGCGGCACCACTTTCTGCGCGCCGGTCGGCCACCGTCAGGAGAAGGGCGACTACCAGGAATCCTGGCAGCCGCAAGCCATGAGCCCGATTGCCCTGGCTGAATCCGAGCGTGTCGCCAAAGCCGTGACCGAAGCCCTGGGTGGCCGTGGTCTGTTTGGCGTCGAGCTGTTCATCAAGGGCGATCAGGTGTGGTTCAGCGAAGTCTCGCCGCGCCCGCACGACACCGGCCTGGTCACACTGATCTCCCAGGACCTGTCGCAGTTCGCCCTGCACGCCCGCGCGATTCTCGGTCTGCCGATCCCGTTGATCCGTCAATTCGGGCCATCGGCCTCGGCGGTGATCCTGGTGGAAGGGCAGTCGACCCAGACCGCTTTCGCCAACCTGGGCGCTGCCCTGAGCGAACCGGATACCGCGCTGCGTCTGTTCGGCAAGCCTGAAGTCAACGGCCAGCGCCGCATGGGCGTGGCCCTGGCCCGCGACGAATCGATCGAAGCCGCCCGCGCCAAGGCAACCCGTGCTTCGCAGGCGGTTGTCGTAGAGCTGTAA